AGCGGTGCGAGCGCGAGGCGCGCAATATGCGGGTGCCTTCCGGCGAATTCGAACAGGCGCGTGCCCGGACCGGATTCGAGCTCGTCCAGCGACGCGGGCGGGCCGAGGGCGCAAATCAGGGTGAGGCCGTCGACCCGGCCCGCCAGCTCCCTGGCGCAGGCCAACGCATAGGGCCCACCGCCGGAGATACCGAGCAGGTGAAAGCGTGGGATACGTAAGACATCGGCCAGTGCGGCGACGTCCTGCGGCCAGTCGAGCAGCGTGCGGTCGGGTTTGGGATCGGACCGGCCGTAACCGGGCCGGTCTATGGAGATAAGACGCAGGCCGAGCTTTTGCGCCACATCGTCGGCGAATGCGGCCTCGAAACGCGAGGCCAGCAGGCCGTGGTTGTAGATGACCGGCTTGCCATTCGGGTCGCCGTACTCGCCGTAAGCGAGACGGCGCCCGTCCGAAAGGGAGATCAATGAAGATTTCTCTGTCACTCAGGCACATCCCTTGCTCTACGGTGATAGGGATCGCTTTCAACCGCCCTCGATGCGGCGTACGAATTCTTCCAATAACGCACGATACAGATTATCGCCGAGCACGGCATCCTCGACGCCGGATTCGATGCTGGGGTTGTCGTTGATCTCAATGACCACGACGCGATCGCCGATCTGCTTGAGGTCCACGCC
This is a stretch of genomic DNA from Gammaproteobacteria bacterium. It encodes these proteins:
- a CDS encoding alpha/beta hydrolase; this encodes MTEKSSLISLSDGRRLAYGEYGDPNGKPVIYNHGLLASRFEAAFADDVAQKLGLRLISIDRPGYGRSDPKPDRTLLDWPQDVAALADVLRIPRFHLLGISGGGPYALACARELAGRVDGLTLICALGPPASLDELESGPGTRLFEFAGRHPHIARLALAPLGVWLRRSPVSFVERMMAAASPEDRAVLRDPLVRAGFARALREGARQGVAGALTDIGLYGRDWGFRLDDIMLPVSLWQGEADHTVPPVMAHYLAEHLPECEMHFVPKEGHFSLPVKHMPEILNDAASLNVG